The stretch of DNA ATCATCATGTTTGGAATTTTAAAAGCCTTCATCTTTAACGAGACTCTAAATACCAAATTTCAAACCGACGAAGAAAAAAGCGAATTTGTAATTCGTAATTTAATAAAGGAATAAAATGTCTGAGATGGATTTTGTTGACTGGTCTAGGGCTCAGTTTGCGCTGACTGCCATTTACCACTTTTTGTTTGTCCCACTTACTTTGGGGCTAAGTTTTATCATCGCCATTATGGAGACGAT from Campylobacter concisus encodes:
- a CDS encoding DUF4492 domain-containing protein, with product MIKNYLNIIASLYIEGFKNMKIGKKLWLLIIIKLIIMFGILKAFIFNETLNTKFQTDEEKSEFVIRNLIKE